The Lacticaseibacillus rhamnosus DNA window GGCGCGCTATGCCGGTGACGGTCACAATGATGCGGCAAATAACGCCAAACTGCTGGCTGCTTTGGCCGATGTCCCTGAAGAAGCGCGAACGGCAACGTTTCATACGACGCTGGTATTAGCCAAGCCCAATCACCCTGAAGCCGATTTGGTGGTTCATGGCGATCTATCCGGACGCATCACGGCGATCCCCCGTGGAACAGACGGGTTTGGGTACGATCCTTTTTTCCTGGTGCCGGCGTTAGATAAAACGTTAGCCGAACTGACCGCGGATGAAAAGAATGAAATTAGTCATCGTGGTAATGCAATGCGCGCATTGGAGAAGGTTTGGCAGGCATGGTTGGAGGAAAATGTATGAAGATTTTGGCAGTGAGTGACACACATGGCGACCGCGATATTTTGGCGGCTATTTTGAAGCAACAGCCGAATCTAGATGGTTATTTTTATGCGGGAGATTCGGAATTACCTGCAAACGATCCGCTTTTTAAAATTTATCGTGCAGTCGCAGGTAATATGGATTTTGATCCGGATTTTCCCATGACCGTTACAGCAACTATTGATAACACCACGATTTTTATGACACACGGACATCGTTTCGGGGTGAACTTTGGACTGGATAAGCTGGTGGCGGCGGGGGAAGCAGCCCACGCACGGCTTGTGATTTTTGGTCACACGCATCAGTTGGGCGTTGAAGAACATGCCGGGATGATTGTGTTGAATCCAGGCTCTATTAGCCAGCCGCGAGGGCAATTCGCCAATCTCGGCGGCACATATGCCACGGTTACTTTTACATCCGATCAGATTCACGTTGATTTCTTGAAGCGTGATGGCAGTATCGTTGCACCGTTAAGCCGTGATTTTTTGCAATCATCACACTGATTACGAAAACATTGTGGCAGCGGAATAGGCGAGTATAGAAAAACGGTCCCAATTACGGAACCGTTTTTTATATGGTCATCTTTAATTTGAGGTTAAAGAAATAAGATCTTATACGTTAAAACAGCTAGGATAGCAGCGGCGATGGGTGCTACAACCGGAACCCAGGCGTAACCCCAATCGGAGCTGCCTTTGTGTTTTAGTGGCAACAGTGCATGCAAGATACGCGGTCCCAGATCACGGGCCGGGTTTAATGCTGGTCCGGTTGGGCCACCCAAGGATGCTACCAGCGTTGCCACGAGAAATCCTAAACCCATGTGTGCAGTGCCCAGGTTGTTCTGGAAGAAAGGCGCCTTAGTAATACCCAGAGCGCCAATAAAAAGAATGTAGGAACCGATAAATTCATTAACAAAACCATTCAGCTTACTCTTGGTGGCACTAATCGTACTGAAAGTTCCAAGAATATGCTGTGTATTGGTGGTGAGATCATAATGCGGTTTATACGCGGCAACGACAAGCAGCTGGCCTACCATTGCTCCTGCCATCTGAACGGCAATATATGGTAGCACCTCGGACCAAGGAAACATGCCTGATGCTGCTAATCCTAAGGTAAAGGCGGGGTTGATGTGGTTACCGGAGATGGCGCCAAACATCATGGCAGGGATCATCACCCCGGCACCATACCCAACCGCGATCAACAGCCAATCGGAGCCATTTCCTTTGGTACCTTTCAAATCAACGTTGGCAACGGAACCGTTCCCTAACAGAACCATAACGGCGGTCCCAATAAATTCAGCGGCTAACCGCACTCCTAAATCATATGTCATTTTTTTCCTCCAAATTAGTCAAAGATCATTAAAGTTTCAGTGGAGCTTATACAAGTATAATTATTGCTCAAGATAGTGTATCAATTTTTATAAATACCGTCCATTGAAATTCCCTTGGAGAGCGCGTTATAGACAGCTCATGGTAAAATAATATGAGGTGTTTATCCGTCTTTTGGCGGATGGCACTTACCTTAATGAGCGTTAAGATGCTGTAAAGAAGGTTACTTAGCTCAACATAATTTCGCTTTTTTAAACTAGAATAGCAATATCAAAAAGGAGCTAGTCATATGTTAAATCAGGTCATTGCCAACATGCTGGTTGAGAATCGGCATCACTTTATGATCGCTGCGGATATGGTGGCAACGGTTTCGGAGAATAATCCCTTGAGTCACGCTTTTCTTGTGCTTACAAAGGTTAGATATGCAAAGATTCCCGTGTTGGATCATGATTCGAAGTTCAAAGGACTCATCTCACTACCTATGATTACCGACACGATGCTGGGGCTGGACCATATCAGTTTTCAATCTTTGGACACCATGACGGTTAAAGACGTGATGCAAACGGATGTCGCCACGATTAACGACCCATATGATTTGGAGACTGTGTTACATTTGCTGGTCGATAAT harbors:
- a CDS encoding YfcE family phosphodiesterase; translation: MKILAVSDTHGDRDILAAILKQQPNLDGYFYAGDSELPANDPLFKIYRAVAGNMDFDPDFPMTVTATIDNTTIFMTHGHRFGVNFGLDKLVAAGEAAHARLVIFGHTHQLGVEEHAGMIVLNPGSISQPRGQFANLGGTYATVTFTSDQIHVDFLKRDGSIVAPLSRDFLQSSH
- a CDS encoding MIP/aquaporin family protein, which produces MTYDLGVRLAAEFIGTAVMVLLGNGSVANVDLKGTKGNGSDWLLIAVGYGAGVMIPAMMFGAISGNHINPAFTLGLAASGMFPWSEVLPYIAVQMAGAMVGQLLVVAAYKPHYDLTTNTQHILGTFSTISATKSKLNGFVNEFIGSYILFIGALGITKAPFFQNNLGTAHMGLGFLVATLVASLGGPTGPALNPARDLGPRILHALLPLKHKGSSDWGYAWVPVVAPIAAAILAVLTYKILFL
- the cbpB gene encoding cyclic-di-AMP-binding protein CbpB, whose translation is MLNQVIANMLVENRHHFMIAADMVATVSENNPLSHAFLVLTKVRYAKIPVLDHDSKFKGLISLPMITDTMLGLDHISFQSLDTMTVKDVMQTDVATINDPYDLETVLHLLVDNPFIPVVQDGYFTGIVTRREVMKGINNIGHNIDKQFQLEPVTPVTEKES